The Petrotoga miotherma DSM 10691 sequence ATACATAAACCTCGGTTCCCAAAGACGCTAAAAAATCTATAACTTCCACATCAAAGTTGAACATCCTTATACATCCATGAGATATCCTTTTGCCTATTTCCCAGGGCTTCGTAGTACCATGAATCCCGTACTGTGGATTTGAGAGTTGTAACCATCTTGTTCCCATCCCATTCATTAGAGACCCCGGAGGTATATATTCATCATACCAATACAATGCAGGATCTTTTTCTTTGTATGAAATTTTATAGTAGCCTGGAGGTGTGTAATCACTCATACCAACAGCAACTATATAAGTTTTTAACAACTGATCATGAAAATATAAGTACATCTTATTTTGCGAAAGGTTTATTTCTAAGCGTAAAGGACTTTCTTCATATTTAACTTGTCCTATCTTTAAAGCTTGTCCAGGATATATCAAAGAAGGATCTTTTAGATCGTTCATGTTGACCAAATCTCCAGGAAGAACTTTGTATTTTTCAGCAATTTTATATAAACTCTCACCTTTTTGCACGATATGGTAACCATATACTTCATGTCTTTGCTTTGGTTTTAAAACGTTCTCGGTAGCTACAACATTTGCCAATTTCAAAAAGGTGACTTTTCGTTCAAAAAGTATTCCATATCTATTTCTAAAAGTAAAAACAGAGTCATAAAACCCATCTTCAAAGTTACCCAGCAGCCTTAAGAACTCATCTGTACCTTCAAAAACGGTATCCCCCACCTGTACTTTTACTAATTCCAAATCTTCTTCTGGGTAATAATCCAAATAATATTGATAACCATTTTCCACGACAGAGGTGGTTATTTCAACTTCTATATTTGGAGCGAATAAGGCTTTTTCCAGAAAATTTGCAAAAAACTGTGAAACACTTTTCCCTACTTTATCTGTAGAGGTTACTAAGAATGAGTAATAATCGCCTTTAAAAGCGTTTAAATTAACATAAAAGGAGAAATCACCGTTTTCTTTTTCATACAAGGTTAATTTCTTTCTATCTCCCCCATCATATATGTATACATTTGGTTTTTGCGTAGTATTTATATAACTTTCTAAATTAATTTTCACAATATTTTGAGTTTGATCATATTCAACGGGATACAAATGAAAATAATTTTCAGAAAAAAGTACTGAAAATAAAGTCACAAATATTATTAGCGATAATCCTTTTGTGATTTTTCTCAAGTCGAAGTTCCTCCTTACTAGTAAAAATGGTCACCTCGTTTTCCTCTTTTTCAAACCCTATATCTTCTCTTGAAACATCGTTTAAAACTATCATATCAATCTTTTTTTCTTTTAATTTCTTTATGGCATTCTCTTTTAAGTTCTCTGTTTCCGCAGCGAATCCAACAAGTATTTGACCATCTCTTTTTTTCCTTCCTAATTCTTTTATTATATCAGGATTTTTCTCAATTTCTAGATTAACTATTGTATCTTTTTTTAACTTTTGTTCCGAATAATTTTTTATTCTTACATCGCTTACTGCAGCTGTCATAACTATTATATCACTATCTTCAAAATGCTCTAATACCTTTTCTCTTAATTCTTTTGCACTTTCTATTCTTATGATTTTTTTTACAATAGATGGTGGTTTTAAGTCGGTAGGTCCAGATATTAAAGTAACGTCAGCTCCTCTGTTTGCAAATTCTCTTGCTAATTCGTAACCCATTCTTCCACTGGACCTGTTTGACAAAAACCTTACAGGATCAATTCTTTCAACCGTAGGACCAGCTGTTACTAAAACTTTCTTATTCATGAAATCCTTTTTGGAAAGTAGGTATTCACTGTATTCTAATATCTCACTATTATCTGGATACCTTCCTTTACCAATTTCTCCGTCTGCTAAGTGTCCTTCTTCAGGCTCTATTATAGACCAACCATTTTGTTTCAATACTTCTAAATTCTTTTTATTAATAGGATTTTCATACATCCTAACGTTCATTGTAGGAACAATTATTTTAGAAGTTTTGGAATAAGCTAAAGCGGTACAAGAAAGTAGATCATCGGCAATACCATGTGATATTTTGGCTATTATATTTGCGGTCGCAGGAGCAACGATAAACAGTTCTGCCCACCTTGAAAGCTCTGTATGGGGAATCCAACCGGTTTTAACATCGAAAGTTTCATAGTAAACCTCACAGTTACCTACAGCAGAAAAAATCTGGTCGGATATCCATCTTTGGGCATTTTTTGTCATGATAACTTTTGGATTACATTCAATCTGTCTCATCTTAGAAATCAGATCAACCGCTTTATAAATGGCGATTCCACTCGTTACACCGAGTAAAATATTTTTCCCTTTTAAGTAAGGATACACGGAGAATTCACCTTCTTGGATTAATATCCAAAGTATTTGAGAATTCCAAAGCTCTTTTTAATCTTTTAATGCTTTCATTTTTTCCTAAAATAATTATAGATTCGTACAAACCAGGAGTTACTAACCTCCCTAAAAGAGAGCCTCTTATTGTCTGAAAAACATTTTTTCTACCAGTGATATTTAGATCCGCTATTTCTTTTAAAGTATTTTCTACATTTGCAAGGTCGTACTCATCAATTTCTGAGAGTTTTCTTATCGTTATCTCGATAACTTCTTTAAACCAAGGTTTTTTCATGTATTTTTCGATAAATTCTTCTTCGTATTCGAATTCTTTAACAAAAAAATTTTTGGAAAATTCATAAAGTTGTTTTAATGTTTGAACTTTAGCTCTGGAAACTTCTATGATTTTTTTTACAAAAGAATCTTCATTGTCTATTTTGACGTTTGTATATTTAGCCCATTCATTAAAACTTTTGTGTACTTCTTCAATTGAATCATTTCTCAAATGCACTTCATTTGTCCATAGAAGTTTAGTGTAATCAAAAATGGAAGGATTTTTTGATACCTTTTTTAGATCAAATTCCTGGTATTTTTTTATGTAATCAAATATCTGTTCGTTAGCATTCCACCCTAACAAACTCAAGTAATTCAATATAGCTTTAGGAAGATATCCTTCTTTTCTAAAATAAGTAATCGAAACCTCCCCGTGTCTTTTAGACAAAGGAGACTTGTCTTCACCTAAAATCAAAGGCAAATGGGCAAATTTTGGAAGTTCAAAAGATAAAGCATTATATATCAAAATTTGTTTGGGTGTATTAGAGATGTGGTCTTCACCCCTTATAACATGGCTTATTTTCATCAGATAATCATCTATCACAACTGTGAAATTGTAAACCGGAATTCCGTTTGATCTTAGAATAACAAAATCATTTATATGAGACATATCGAATTGTATAGTTCCTCTAATTTCGTCCAAAAACGATATTTTTTGATCTTTATCAACTTTAAACTTTACAACCACAGAATACTCATTGTTTTTTTTATATTTGTCTGGAAGATTATTACCTTCAAAAATTATTTCATCGCTTTTAGTAACTGAAAAATAAGCTTTTTCTTCATTTAGGAGTTGATCTATATAACCTTTGTATATGCCTAGTCTTTCACTTTGCCTATATGGCCCATATTCACCAGGTTTATCAACCCCCTCGTCGTAATCCAAACCTACCCATTTCATTTCTTCAAAAATGGCATCTTCGTACTCTTTTTTGGAGCGTTCCATATCGGTATCTTCAATTCTTAGTATAAACTTCCCATTATTTTTCTTAGCAAAGTACCAATTAAACAAGGCTGTTCTCAACCCTCCAACGTGTAGATGACCCGTAGGACTAGGAGCAAATCTTACTCTGATCATTTGTTTTTCACCTCTTCAATACCGTTCAAAACTCTTTCCAGTTCATCTATCGATGATACTTGTTTTACCTCTACTAATTTTCTGTTATCAAGAAACTTACCTTCTATCAAAACTTCAGTTATTCGATCTGTCCATCCGCCTGAGTTTTTCATTAGCAATATCGGTTTTTTGTAAGAATAGGCCCCCAAAATTTCGATAGCTGTGCCAATTTCTCCTCCCATACTTACGACCACGTCAACATTTTTTAACAAAACAAAAGAACGCATATTTAGATCAAGCCCTGTTTTTACAGGAATGTCCAGATAACCGTTCCCTTCCTGTTCCCAGGGTAAAAAACCAATAACATGCCCCCCACTATTTTTTACCGCCTTTGAAACTAATTGCATTATTCCATCTCGTCCACCGTTCACTAAAACCCAATTATTCTTTGCTATAATTCTACCGACATCATAACACAGTGAAGTTAACGATTTAATTGGTTCTTTAAATATATTCCCGGAATATCCAATAACCCCAACGTTCAAACCGATCACCAACCCAAATAATTTTCTTTGACTCTTGGATCATCCAAAACCTCTTTTGGAACACCGTTAGCTATAACTTTACCCTTGTGTAAAACATAAAGTTCATCAACTACCTGAGCAATTTCATCAACACTGTGATCTGTAACAATTATCGAAATCCCACTTTTTGCAAGTTTCCTAATTATCTGCTGTATATCTTTAACAGTTATGGGATCTATTCCAACAAAAGGTTCATCCAAAAGAATTACTTTGGGATTTGTTATCAAGGTTCTAGCAAATTCTAATTTTCTCTTTTCTCCACCTGATAAAGAATAAGACTTTTGGTGCATTAAATTATCTAATCCAAACTCTCCCACTATAATCTTAATTTTTTGATCTGCATCTTGAATCTTAAGAAGGTCAGAGATCATTTTAAGATTATCTTTAACGGATAAGTTCCTGAAAACAGACGGTTCTTGAGGCAGATAGGCCAATCCATTCAACGCTCTTTTGTGTATCGGAAGATGGGTTATATTTTGGCCATCAAGGAAAACATCTCCTGAGTTGGGAACAACTAACCCCAAAATTATCTTGAACAGCGTTGTTTTTCCTGCACCATTGGGACCAAGTAATCCTGTAATTAAACCGGATTTTGATTGAAATTGAATATTATCTAACACAATCTTTTTCCCATATGTTTTACTAATGTTTCTACAAGAGACAATAACCTTTTCCATACTATTTAATTTTAATTCTCATTCAAATACTGAATAATTTTATCGGTTAAATCTAATTCTGGATTGTAATAAACTACTCCGTTTTCATTTAAAATCAAATCGTAACCATTTTCTTTCGCATACTGAGATATCTTTACTGTTACTTTTGAAACGATGTTTGCCATCTTCTGCTGATACTCTTCTTGTAATGCTTGTTGATATTGATTTACACGAGTTTGCAATTGTTGAAGATTTTGTTGCAGTACTTCCTCAGTTGCCCCCGAACTTTGTAACTCATTGAACTGTTGTTCCATTTCGTTGATTTTTCCTTGATAATATTTTAAATCGATTTGGTACATGGATTCCAAATCTTTCCATTCATAATAACTTTCTACTGCCTTTGCAAAATTTACATAGCCAATTTTGAGATTTGAATCCGTTTGAGAAAAAGATATAACCACAAACATAATGGTAAATACCATCATAGAAAGAACTTTTCTTGTTGTATTACTCACAACATGCACCTCCATAAAATTTTGAAATTTATAATTACTTATTAAAAGTTCTTTGTTTCTTCGCTTCAAAAAGTATAATTCCTGCACTAACCGATACATTTAAAGACTCAACGTTGTTAAACATCGGTATGCTTACTAATTCATCACAATGGTTTTTAACGTTTTTTCGAATGCCATTTCCTTCATTTCCAAAAACCAAGCATATATTTCCTTGCCAATCGATTTCATAATAAGGTTTGCCTCCTATATCTGCTCCATAAACCCAAACATTTTCCTTCTTTAATGTCTCTATTGTATTGGAAAGATTGGTTACTTTAATTATTGGTATCTTAAATATTTGACCAGAAGAAACTTTTATAACAACAGGTGTGACTTCAACAGCATTATCTTTTGGTATTATAATGGCGTCAACCCCTGCAGCCACCGAAGTCCTTACAATAGCTCCAAAATTATGCGGATCTTGTATTTGATCCAAGATTACTAAAAATAGTTTTTCTTTTCCTTCTATAATATCCAAATTTTCATATTTAAAATCGTTCCCGATATCAATGACGATTCCCTGATGCTTGCTTGTTAAAGCCATCTTTTCCAAAACTTCATTGGGGGAAAAACTGTAAGAATATCCTAAATTTGCAACATCTTCGACGATTTCTTTTAAAGACCCTTTTTCCGTTTTGGAACTACTGAAAAAAATATGCTTTACAGGATAATGAGTCTCAATAATCTCTTTCAATATGTTTTTTCCGTATATATACAATTATCGATCACTCCCAATAATTCCTCGATTCTTGAGTAACTTTTAGTCAAAAAAAGGTATCCAATGACTGCTTCAAATCCTGTAGATTTCCTATAATCATTGTCGTTGCCTCTTTTCTTCGCACCGTTCGAATTTTCCGCCCGTTTGTAATACTGCATTTCTATTGGAGTTAAATGATCTAACACAATATCAACAAACTTTGAATGAGCTTTTGCACTTAAAAAATCTTTTGTTTTTTCATAAAGATCTTTTGTTTTTATCCTGCCATCCTTTAGCAATTTCACCTTGTAAATCAAACCTATAACAGCATCTCCAATATAGGAAAAGTTCTCAATAGGTATTTCACGCAGATCCGCAAGTTGGAGATTTATAATTTCATCGAATCCTTTCATACAGTCAATATCTCCCTTTTATATAGTTCCAAAATCATATCTACACACTTTTCGATAGAATAATTGTTTTTCACAAAGATTTTAGCTTTTTCTTTTAATTCTTCGTATGTTGATGACTCTTTTAATAGTTTGAGTATTTCATTAGAAAAATCAACTTCATTTAAATTTTTGATCATAATTCCACCCGCATCTTCTTGAGAAAGTATATCATAAACACCTAATTTACCCAAAGCGACTACCGGAGTACCAGCAGCCATAGATTCAAGAATAACTAATCCCTGTGTTTCAGTGTAAGAAGCAAAAACAAATAAATAAGCTTGTTTGTAGGCATCTATTACCTTTTCTCTTGGTTGTGAACCTGTAAAAATAACATTATCAGCTATATTTAGCTCCATAGCTAACTTTTCCAGCTCTTCTTTTTCCGACCCTCCACCAACAATAACGAATTTTACTTTTATTTCTTCCAATAGTACTTTTTTAAACACCTTCAAAAGAAAACTTATGTTCTTTTCCTTCCCCAACCTACCTACAAATAGAAGAATTCTGTCATCTTCTTTTATTTGTGGATATTCTTTTTTCAAATCCCAGTTAATAGGCTTATCAAAAGAAGCTAAGTCTATCCCA is a genomic window containing:
- a CDS encoding L,D-transpeptidase family protein, with the protein product MRKITKGLSLIIFVTLFSVLFSENYFHLYPVEYDQTQNIVKINLESYINTTQKPNVYIYDGGDRKKLTLYEKENGDFSFYVNLNAFKGDYYSFLVTSTDKVGKSVSQFFANFLEKALFAPNIEVEITTSVVENGYQYYLDYYPEEDLELVKVQVGDTVFEGTDEFLRLLGNFEDGFYDSVFTFRNRYGILFERKVTFLKLANVVATENVLKPKQRHEVYGYHIVQKGESLYKIAEKYKVLPGDLVNMNDLKDPSLIYPGQALKIGQVKYEESPLRLEINLSQNKMYLYFHDQLLKTYIVAVGMSDYTPPGYYKISYKEKDPALYWYDEYIPPGSLMNGMGTRWLQLSNPQYGIHGTTKPWEIGKRISHGCIRMFNFDVEVIDFLASLGTEVYVYNGENKKES
- the coaBC gene encoding bifunctional phosphopantothenoylcysteine decarboxylase/phosphopantothenate--cysteine ligase CoaBC, translated to MYPYLKGKNILLGVTSGIAIYKAVDLISKMRQIECNPKVIMTKNAQRWISDQIFSAVGNCEVYYETFDVKTGWIPHTELSRWAELFIVAPATANIIAKISHGIADDLLSCTALAYSKTSKIIVPTMNVRMYENPINKKNLEVLKQNGWSIIEPEEGHLADGEIGKGRYPDNSEILEYSEYLLSKKDFMNKKVLVTAGPTVERIDPVRFLSNRSSGRMGYELAREFANRGADVTLISGPTDLKPPSIVKKIIRIESAKELREKVLEHFEDSDIIVMTAAVSDVRIKNYSEQKLKKDTIVNLEIEKNPDIIKELGRKKRDGQILVGFAAETENLKENAIKKLKEKKIDMIVLNDVSREDIGFEKEENEVTIFTSKEELRLEKNHKRIIANNICDFIFSTFF
- the gltX gene encoding glutamate--tRNA ligase, whose protein sequence is MIRVRFAPSPTGHLHVGGLRTALFNWYFAKKNNGKFILRIEDTDMERSKKEYEDAIFEEMKWVGLDYDEGVDKPGEYGPYRQSERLGIYKGYIDQLLNEEKAYFSVTKSDEIIFEGNNLPDKYKKNNEYSVVVKFKVDKDQKISFLDEIRGTIQFDMSHINDFVILRSNGIPVYNFTVVIDDYLMKISHVIRGEDHISNTPKQILIYNALSFELPKFAHLPLILGEDKSPLSKRHGEVSITYFRKEGYLPKAILNYLSLLGWNANEQIFDYIKKYQEFDLKKVSKNPSIFDYTKLLWTNEVHLRNDSIEEVHKSFNEWAKYTNVKIDNEDSFVKKIIEVSRAKVQTLKQLYEFSKNFFVKEFEYEEEFIEKYMKKPWFKEVIEITIRKLSEIDEYDLANVENTLKEIADLNITGRKNVFQTIRGSLLGRLVTPGLYESIIILGKNESIKRLKRALEFSNTLDINPRR
- a CDS encoding TIGR00725 family protein, with product MNVGVIGYSGNIFKEPIKSLTSLCYDVGRIIAKNNWVLVNGGRDGIMQLVSKAVKNSGGHVIGFLPWEQEGNGYLDIPVKTGLDLNMRSFVLLKNVDVVVSMGGEIGTAIEILGAYSYKKPILLMKNSGGWTDRITEVLIEGKFLDNRKLVEVKQVSSIDELERVLNGIEEVKNK
- the lptB gene encoding LPS export ABC transporter ATP-binding protein; translation: MEKVIVSCRNISKTYGKKIVLDNIQFQSKSGLITGLLGPNGAGKTTLFKIILGLVVPNSGDVFLDGQNITHLPIHKRALNGLAYLPQEPSVFRNLSVKDNLKMISDLLKIQDADQKIKIIVGEFGLDNLMHQKSYSLSGGEKRKLEFARTLITNPKVILLDEPFVGIDPITVKDIQQIIRKLAKSGISIIVTDHSVDEIAQVVDELYVLHKGKVIANGVPKEVLDDPRVKENYLGW
- a CDS encoding OmpH family outer membrane protein codes for the protein MSNTTRKVLSMMVFTIMFVVISFSQTDSNLKIGYVNFAKAVESYYEWKDLESMYQIDLKYYQGKINEMEQQFNELQSSGATEEVLQQNLQQLQTRVNQYQQALQEEYQQKMANIVSKVTVKISQYAKENGYDLILNENGVVYYNPELDLTDKIIQYLNEN
- the rlmB gene encoding 23S rRNA (guanosine(2251)-2'-O)-methyltransferase RlmB codes for the protein MYIYGKNILKEIIETHYPVKHIFFSSSKTEKGSLKEIVEDVANLGYSYSFSPNEVLEKMALTSKHQGIVIDIGNDFKYENLDIIEGKEKLFLVILDQIQDPHNFGAIVRTSVAAGVDAIIIPKDNAVEVTPVVIKVSSGQIFKIPIIKVTNLSNTIETLKKENVWVYGADIGGKPYYEIDWQGNICLVFGNEGNGIRKNVKNHCDELVSIPMFNNVESLNVSVSAGIILFEAKKQRTFNK
- a CDS encoding Mini-ribonuclease 3, producing the protein MKGFDEIINLQLADLREIPIENFSYIGDAVIGLIYKVKLLKDGRIKTKDLYEKTKDFLSAKAHSKFVDIVLDHLTPIEMQYYKRAENSNGAKKRGNDNDYRKSTGFEAVIGYLFLTKSYSRIEELLGVIDNCIYTEKTY
- a CDS encoding glycosyltransferase family 4 protein, encoding MNIGMFSDTYLPQKNGVATAIKLYKDEMEKRGHNVYLFVPKYKFDYKRNDDKIFEFPAVKFLFEKEQRIALPFSPEIFKIKELNLDIIHSHDPFSMGILARVVSRMLKLKHVATHHTMYDYYLHYLPSIVRPQPEFVQKIIKNWCLKTDKIIAPTDNIKETLVEYGVPSEHIVTIPTGIDLASFDKPINWDLKKEYPQIKEDDRILLFVGRLGKEKNISFLLKVFKKVLLEEIKVKFVIVGGGSEKEELEKLAMELNIADNVIFTGSQPREKVIDAYKQAYLFVFASYTETQGLVILESMAAGTPVVALGKLGVYDILSQEDAGGIMIKNLNEVDFSNEILKLLKESSTYEELKEKAKIFVKNNYSIEKCVDMILELYKREILTV